A region from the Desulfitobacterium dehalogenans ATCC 51507 genome encodes:
- a CDS encoding NACHT domain-containing protein has translation MKNNLIKFIVSEGWVKIIMSKEEKLSELQKLNEESFRVNVILPLFRKIGKMSHVQSRHGNDESGLDIAYFEEDSLGTKHMVGVQLKVGDLTNSPSSGSKNDITVIGNQLKAAFTRKHDFVEPRGKFSPKSMYVITNGKISNSAKRQIVDGIGVSNEISFLEGEQILNLLEKHYPEYFSIRDKQYIDYYTQVYEKHRYLIDIRKFGSQKDLEFNEIFIEPDIVEANTDKELLRKKAKKIVDKKIKYSCDEILQSRKDFLITGDQGSGKSTLLQALLCKQILNNLQEHQKGVIPVFIKVKDLEANKYDILSTLISILKKENGERIIPELEERLTSGDMLLLFDSYSEILEVSEKKAFEESIASFKKAYPGNSLIIASRDYDVTLTQKFDDLIKCKIEPFNSRKSEQLVRQWYKNSTTILPDVAFQSVERKISIGNFPRTPFVYTICLVLYEEHRDEITSNVAELFEKYTELYLGKWDKELSIKYKFDFRTKHDYLSYIAYRLFLESRNSMSVWEFISEINKRFKQKGLDEEGEELLEEIVNSGIIKRTEDQVEFSFHTLQEFFAAKYLLTEGLENEIIANYTNPSWALVIIYYAGLKRNCTNLISEILGRDYIPKEINEENETQKTKFFITYLLGSILQNADQSNEDVKIESLKQCLQHLSDLHFYLLKNNSADKFPVLVFSSVLASYILGTQKMKNQYLKLIQEFNGKNEYDLWVTFLCIIVCDLGIANYPKHLKELTKSQDIDVLLFIIFKTKIYLYDRKDSIDAGGLKKIQENVKSRLSPSKAKIREQYKMLL, from the coding sequence ATGAAGAATAATCTAATAAAGTTTATTGTTTCAGAAGGCTGGGTGAAAATAATAATGTCTAAAGAAGAGAAGCTAAGTGAGTTGCAAAAACTCAATGAGGAAAGTTTTAGGGTAAATGTAATACTGCCACTGTTCAGAAAAATTGGGAAAATGTCCCACGTTCAATCTAGACATGGTAATGATGAATCGGGGCTTGATATAGCATATTTTGAAGAAGATAGTTTAGGAACCAAGCATATGGTGGGTGTTCAATTAAAAGTAGGTGATCTGACAAATTCGCCTAGTTCTGGAAGTAAAAACGATATCACAGTTATAGGTAATCAACTTAAAGCTGCATTTACTCGTAAACATGATTTTGTGGAACCTAGAGGTAAGTTTTCTCCAAAATCAATGTATGTAATAACAAATGGAAAAATAAGCAATAGTGCAAAAAGACAAATTGTTGACGGCATAGGAGTAAGTAATGAAATAAGTTTTTTAGAAGGAGAACAAATCCTAAACCTTCTAGAAAAACACTATCCTGAGTATTTTAGCATTAGAGATAAGCAATATATCGACTATTATACTCAGGTTTATGAAAAACATAGGTATCTAATCGATATAAGAAAATTTGGTTCTCAGAAAGATTTAGAGTTTAATGAAATCTTCATTGAACCAGATATTGTAGAGGCAAATACTGACAAAGAGTTGTTAAGAAAAAAGGCCAAAAAGATAGTTGATAAAAAAATAAAATATTCTTGTGATGAGATTTTGCAAAGTCGTAAAGATTTTTTAATAACCGGAGATCAAGGAAGTGGAAAATCAACTTTATTACAAGCCCTATTATGTAAACAGATATTGAATAATCTACAAGAACATCAAAAGGGAGTTATTCCCGTATTTATAAAGGTAAAAGATCTTGAAGCCAACAAATACGATATTTTATCAACCCTAATATCAATTTTGAAAAAGGAAAATGGAGAAAGGATCATTCCTGAATTAGAAGAAAGACTTACTTCTGGAGATATGCTATTGCTATTTGACTCTTATAGTGAAATCCTTGAGGTGTCTGAAAAAAAGGCTTTTGAAGAGTCGATAGCTAGCTTTAAAAAGGCTTATCCTGGCAATTCGCTTATAATTGCATCAAGAGATTATGATGTTACACTTACCCAAAAATTCGATGATTTAATAAAGTGTAAAATCGAGCCGTTTAACTCTCGAAAATCTGAACAGTTAGTTAGGCAATGGTATAAAAATTCTACTACGATTCTACCAGATGTTGCTTTTCAATCTGTAGAAAGGAAAATAAGCATAGGTAATTTTCCAAGGACACCTTTCGTTTATACAATATGTCTTGTACTCTATGAAGAACATCGTGATGAAATTACATCTAATGTTGCAGAGCTATTTGAAAAATATACTGAGTTATATTTAGGCAAATGGGATAAAGAGCTTTCGATTAAATATAAGTTTGATTTTAGGACCAAGCATGACTATTTATCCTACATAGCATATAGACTTTTTTTAGAAAGCCGCAATTCGATGTCTGTGTGGGAATTTATTAGTGAAATCAACAAACGATTTAAACAAAAAGGGTTGGATGAAGAAGGGGAGGAGTTACTTGAGGAAATAGTCAATTCAGGTATAATAAAAAGAACTGAAGATCAAGTTGAATTCTCTTTTCATACATTACAAGAGTTTTTTGCCGCAAAATATCTGTTAACCGAAGGATTGGAAAACGAAATAATTGCAAACTATACCAATCCTTCTTGGGCGTTAGTAATAATTTATTATGCGGGATTAAAGAGAAATTGTACAAATCTTATTTCAGAAATTTTAGGTCGGGATTATATACCAAAAGAAATTAACGAAGAAAATGAAACACAAAAGACAAAGTTTTTTATAACGTACTTATTAGGTAGTATTTTACAAAATGCTGATCAAAGTAATGAAGATGTTAAAATAGAGAGCTTGAAGCAGTGTTTACAACATCTATCAGATTTACACTTCTATTTATTAAAAAATAACAGCGCAGATAAATTTCCTGTTTTAGTATTCTCTAGTGTCTTAGCGAGTTATATATTAGGTACCCAAAAAATGAAGAACCAATACTTGAAATTGATCCAAGAGTTTAATGGGAAAAATGAATATGATCTTTGGGTGACATTTTTATGTATTATTGTATGTGACTTAGGAATCGCTAATTATCCTAAACATTTGAAAGAGCTGACTAAATCCCAGGATATAGATGTTTTGCTTTTTATAATTTTTAAAACTAAAATTTACTTATACGATAGAAAAGACAGTATTGATGCCGGTGGATTAAAAAAAATTCAAGAGAATGTCAAAAGCAGACTAAGCCCATCTAAGGCGAAAATCAGAGAACAATATAAGATGTTACTGTGA
- a CDS encoding 5' nucleotidase, NT5C type → MSKQRLFVDMDGTLAEFKKVDTLETLYEKGYFFNLKPINNVVEAIKTIIRNNPEIEVNILSAYLAGNPYAIEEKNQWLDQYLPEIDAAHRVFSPCGCDKKDFIPGGVRENDCLLDDYTHNLKLWQPPARGIKLLNGINHTRGTWEHDRVRYDKEPVELAADIVSIMRNQEMIRDGKPNAPNLLDEAGQEDEWDHEL, encoded by the coding sequence ATGTCAAAACAACGCTTGTTTGTGGATATGGACGGGACATTAGCTGAATTTAAGAAGGTCGATACTTTGGAAACCCTTTATGAAAAGGGTTATTTTTTTAACCTTAAACCTATAAACAATGTTGTAGAAGCTATAAAAACTATCATTAGGAACAATCCTGAAATCGAGGTAAACATCTTGTCGGCTTATTTGGCCGGTAACCCTTATGCCATAGAGGAAAAAAATCAATGGCTGGATCAGTATTTACCCGAAATTGATGCAGCCCATCGTGTTTTCTCTCCCTGTGGATGTGACAAAAAGGATTTTATTCCTGGAGGCGTAAGGGAAAATGATTGTCTCCTGGATGATTACACTCACAACCTGAAGTTATGGCAGCCCCCGGCCAGGGGGATAAAACTTCTTAATGGGATCAATCATACCCGGGGAACATGGGAGCATGATCGTGTTCGATACGATAAAGAGCCGGTAGAACTAGCCGCTGACATCGTGAGTATCATGAGGAACCAAGAGATGATTCGAGATGGTAAACCAAACGCTCCAAATTTGCTGGATGAGGCTGGTCAAGAAGACGAATGGGATCACGAACTATGA
- a CDS encoding relaxase/mobilization nuclease domain-containing protein, with amino-acid sequence MAIERVLKDENSDTSKLVLDYIMNPEKAELVTGINCTPETAFEEMLMIKTAYNKTDKRQFIHFVQSFHPEEKVTPEQVHEIGVRLAKEFERFSGFQMVVSTHLDQDHLHNHFVMNTVNMEHGLKWQQSPAQMQMAKDFSDQLCREYSLSTIEHKGKDRESSGEYRARQIGRSWKHELRLAVDACMKNSVNRDDFVNNMRNLGYDTKWTDTRKDITFFTAEGKPCRLDNLDKEWTKEVLEETFKFNQELKNPEDMAGEIKKLELAVQVAKAGAETQKAEQQADEQNDTKDSMKSWEDKLRQAIDTCMENSIGRADFIVNMRTLGYEVNWTDTRKDITFITPEGRKRRNSTLDENLTKEAFIEAFNRNKEYKDREVMATEIRKMELRDKDSKAELHKEEAPIEEGNHELEPVEVGDSDIHVQDHLESSHDDNANQEYRVDWSARYKEARTYLYGKNEIKQDFSKAHQLFTEEALTGNVLAMHDLGRMHADGLGVEEIDLVQAQEWYTKAFTGFNAVESEASRPYIKTYAQYRIGKMYATGLGTLQDYFAAANWLEMAVEENHKYAQYTLAGLYYRGQGVDQDYGTAFVLYRQSAIQGNSYADYELAKMLRGGIGTEKDTSKADEHFRCAFAGFSAMEKDSRDDKLQYRLGQMLYTGTGTEKNIPRAIDYLEKSANTGNVNAQYLLAKIYLETENAPPDKIRKALTLLEKAAGGGNTQAQYALAKILIQGKHVEKDIARALTLLTSSAEQKNQFAQYALGKLYVEGKVVPKDVVAGLELLKASVEQGNQFAQYTLGKLHLEGEVVPKDVAAGLELIKASVEQGNQFAQYTLGKLYLEGEVVPKDVVAGVNLLKASAEQKNQFAQYRLGKLYIEGEDVPKNVQVGIQLLNESAEQGNQFAQFKLGIVYLSGKDVPRDKELARHYFTLSAEQGNELAQVFLKEMDSLNIPYLMHYLDLFTRGGHNPNTSRYPLSRLEGHALKEKILELKFSSNVKWDKGQGYER; translated from the coding sequence ATGGCGATTGAACGGGTTCTTAAAGATGAAAACTCTGACACATCTAAATTAGTGCTGGATTATATTATGAATCCCGAAAAAGCTGAGCTTGTTACCGGGATCAACTGTACACCTGAGACAGCATTCGAAGAAATGTTGATGATTAAAACGGCCTACAATAAAACAGATAAAAGGCAATTCATTCACTTCGTCCAATCGTTTCATCCTGAGGAAAAGGTAACGCCGGAGCAAGTCCATGAAATTGGCGTTCGGCTTGCTAAGGAGTTCGAACGCTTTTCAGGGTTTCAAATGGTGGTGTCAACGCATCTGGATCAGGATCACCTGCACAATCATTTTGTGATGAATACCGTGAATATGGAACATGGCCTAAAATGGCAGCAAAGCCCGGCACAAATGCAGATGGCTAAAGATTTCTCCGACCAACTCTGCAGAGAGTATAGTCTCAGCACGATAGAGCATAAGGGGAAGGATAGAGAATCCTCCGGAGAATATCGCGCAAGGCAGATAGGGCGGAGCTGGAAACATGAGTTGCGCTTAGCGGTGGATGCATGCATGAAAAATTCCGTCAACCGAGATGACTTCGTGAACAATATGAGGAATCTGGGTTATGACACCAAATGGACGGACACGAGAAAAGACATCACATTCTTTACGGCTGAGGGTAAACCATGCCGCCTTGACAACTTAGATAAGGAGTGGACTAAGGAAGTACTGGAGGAGACTTTTAAATTTAACCAAGAACTTAAAAACCCCGAGGATATGGCTGGTGAAATCAAAAAGTTGGAGCTTGCTGTGCAAGTAGCCAAGGCTGGAGCTGAAACGCAAAAAGCAGAGCAGCAAGCTGATGAGCAGAACGACACCAAAGACTCAATGAAAAGCTGGGAAGATAAATTACGCCAAGCTATTGATACTTGTATGGAGAATTCGATTGGCCGAGCCGACTTCATAGTTAATATGAGAACGCTGGGCTATGAGGTTAATTGGACGGATACACGGAAGGACATAACCTTTATTACACCGGAGGGTCGAAAACGTCGTAATAGCACTTTGGATGAGAATCTGACCAAGGAAGCCTTTATAGAGGCATTTAATAGAAACAAGGAATACAAGGACAGGGAGGTCATGGCTACTGAAATTAGAAAGATGGAACTGCGAGATAAGGACAGTAAGGCTGAGCTGCATAAGGAAGAGGCTCCTATCGAGGAAGGTAATCATGAATTAGAGCCAGTTGAGGTTGGGGATTCGGACATACATGTTCAGGATCATCTGGAAAGCAGCCATGATGATAACGCAAACCAAGAATACCGTGTTGATTGGAGTGCTCGTTATAAGGAAGCGCGAACATACCTTTACGGTAAAAATGAAATTAAGCAGGATTTTAGCAAGGCACATCAATTATTCACGGAAGAAGCACTTACTGGCAACGTCCTAGCCATGCATGACCTGGGCCGGATGCATGCAGACGGGCTTGGAGTAGAAGAGATTGATCTTGTGCAGGCTCAAGAATGGTACACAAAAGCTTTCACTGGATTTAACGCCGTGGAGAGTGAGGCAAGTAGGCCATATATAAAGACCTATGCTCAGTACCGCATAGGTAAAATGTATGCTACAGGATTGGGAACGCTTCAAGATTATTTTGCAGCGGCAAATTGGCTAGAGATGGCTGTTGAGGAAAATCATAAATATGCTCAATATACTTTAGCCGGTTTATATTATCGTGGTCAGGGAGTTGATCAAGACTACGGAACAGCCTTCGTGTTGTACCGCCAATCTGCTATCCAGGGTAACTCTTATGCAGATTATGAGCTTGCCAAAATGCTACGGGGCGGAATCGGGACTGAAAAAGATACAAGCAAAGCTGACGAGCATTTCCGATGTGCTTTTGCGGGCTTTTCAGCCATGGAAAAAGATAGCCGTGACGATAAGCTGCAATATCGACTAGGGCAAATGCTTTATACGGGAACCGGCACAGAGAAGAACATACCCAGAGCCATTGATTACTTAGAAAAATCTGCGAATACCGGTAATGTTAATGCACAATATTTACTCGCAAAGATTTACTTAGAGACGGAGAATGCTCCGCCTGATAAAATTCGTAAAGCGTTAACGTTACTTGAGAAAGCTGCAGGAGGTGGCAACACCCAGGCTCAATATGCTTTGGCGAAAATACTTATCCAAGGGAAACATGTAGAAAAAGATATTGCTAGAGCATTAACACTTCTTACATCATCGGCAGAGCAAAAAAATCAATTTGCTCAGTACGCTCTTGGCAAGCTGTATGTGGAAGGTAAAGTCGTTCCCAAGGATGTGGTAGCAGGTTTGGAACTGCTCAAAGCATCTGTAGAGCAGGGGAACCAATTTGCTCAGTATACTCTTGGCAAGCTGCATCTGGAAGGTGAAGTCGTTCCCAAGGATGTGGCCGCTGGGCTAGAATTGATTAAAGCGTCGGTGGAGCAGGGGAACCAATTCGCTCAGTATACTCTCGGCAAGCTGTATCTGGAAGGTGAAGTTGTTCCCAAGGATGTGGTTGCTGGGGTGAATCTACTTAAGGCATCGGCCGAACAGAAAAACCAGTTCGCACAATACCGCTTGGGTAAGCTCTATATCGAGGGTGAAGATGTTCCTAAGAATGTTCAAGTTGGCATACAACTTCTCAATGAGTCGGCAGAACAAGGAAACCAATTTGCTCAATTCAAGCTCGGCATCGTGTATCTATCCGGAAAAGATGTTCCACGAGATAAGGAGTTGGCAAGACACTATTTCACCCTATCGGCAGAACAGGGCAATGAATTAGCTCAAGTATTTTTGAAAGAGATGGATTCACTTAATATCCCATACCTCATGCATTACCTGGATCTATTCACGAGAGGAGGTCATAATCCGAATACATCCAGATATCCTTTATCTCGCCTTGAAGGACATGCTCTGAAAGAGAAGATTCTTGAGCTTAAATTTAGCAGCAACGTCAAATGGGATAAGGGGCAAGGATACGAGCGTTAG
- a CDS encoding MobC family plasmid mobilization relaxosome protein, translating into MRKNPERIVIRTTAERKKDVQDKAKRLNMDVNDYMLMMEERGIIYVVEDVPNLLRQLGGMGNNLNQLTHLCHMGKIKEPEILKQLEANMKGVKKILRSLSLLIARTKK; encoded by the coding sequence ATGAGAAAAAACCCTGAGCGTATCGTCATCCGAACGACAGCCGAGCGAAAAAAGGACGTCCAAGACAAGGCTAAGCGTTTGAATATGGATGTCAATGATTACATGCTGATGATGGAGGAACGAGGAATTATCTATGTAGTAGAAGATGTACCCAATTTGCTTCGACAGCTTGGCGGTATGGGTAACAACCTGAACCAACTTACCCACTTATGCCATATGGGGAAAATTAAAGAACCTGAAATACTCAAGCAGCTGGAAGCTAACATGAAGGGGGTGAAAAAGATATTGCGATCCTTGAGTTTATTAATCGCGAGAACAAAGAAATAA
- a CDS encoding DUF3991 domain-containing protein gives MGKRKLFTDEQVDMANNINILEYARQAGYPIEQISPKEFKIPKQGGLRIDGNGHRWNCFSTKTGGGPIQFVMYMEKKSWVEAVKQLLGLSATLDSAQSLYRPPQKPEVEKGELVLPEKNNTYKHVFAYLINTRKIDKDIVSFMVKQKKLYENSHRSCVFVGYDQDGVAKYASVRSTNTMGSSYRGDVANSDKTWAFRMDGTSDTIRVFEAPIDALSYATFFKQYGIENHDHMLALGCLGDVALEQYLKDHPEIKQIIFCVDNDKWGHQAVERWTDKYKSDYSIAHHFPKGKDWNEDLISFFKEMESREVDLELDQAEEAEL, from the coding sequence ATGGGGAAACGGAAACTCTTCACGGATGAACAGGTTGACATGGCTAATAACATTAACATCCTGGAATATGCCAGGCAAGCGGGTTATCCCATTGAACAAATCTCACCTAAAGAATTTAAAATACCAAAACAGGGTGGTCTCCGTATTGATGGAAACGGCCATAGGTGGAACTGCTTTTCAACCAAAACGGGTGGCGGACCGATTCAGTTTGTTATGTACATGGAGAAAAAGTCCTGGGTGGAAGCCGTAAAACAACTGCTTGGATTATCAGCGACTTTAGACTCAGCTCAAAGCTTATACCGTCCTCCGCAAAAGCCCGAAGTGGAAAAAGGTGAGCTCGTATTACCTGAAAAGAACAATACCTATAAGCATGTCTTTGCATATCTAATCAACACACGAAAGATAGACAAAGACATTGTTTCTTTTATGGTCAAGCAAAAGAAGCTTTATGAAAACAGTCATCGATCTTGTGTTTTTGTCGGTTACGACCAGGATGGTGTCGCCAAATATGCCTCAGTTCGCAGCACTAACACAATGGGTAGCAGTTATCGTGGTGATGTAGCTAACTCAGACAAGACTTGGGCCTTCCGTATGGATGGGACGAGCGATACGATTCGAGTCTTTGAAGCTCCGATTGACGCTTTAAGTTATGCTACATTTTTCAAACAGTATGGAATTGAAAATCATGACCATATGTTAGCTCTCGGTTGCCTTGGTGATGTGGCATTAGAACAATATCTTAAGGACCATCCCGAAATCAAACAAATTATTTTCTGTGTAGACAATGACAAATGGGGCCATCAAGCAGTGGAACGCTGGACAGATAAGTATAAGTCAGATTACTCCATAGCTCATCATTTCCCCAAGGGAAAGGACTGGAACGAAGATCTAATCTCTTTTTTCAAGGAGATGGAGAGTAGGGAAGTTGATTTGGAGCTGGATCAGGCCGAAGAGGCTGAGCTATGA
- a CDS encoding DUF6710 family protein — MLKKLFSKKEIKLRSHPEREFDWAMSFVREALEYENTNEDKIIILDFMLGLIREDLKTSLMTSVFYNEEPVKISPFFPSTYEDESGKLNNLETDKSQKREIDLAKDCVFVVPWDKSDLRGTIKNIFQNPFEFIDSNHMANYYPYLDICHAYNGLHSITAGIGHKKGIIKADVMDITPLFNHIYTDGNCWLNQHNHNKLWELWDFRIGVIYEVAKIKYRLERKL; from the coding sequence GTGCTTAAAAAGCTATTCTCTAAGAAAGAGATAAAACTGAGATCACACCCGGAAAGGGAATTTGATTGGGCTATGAGTTTTGTCCGGGAAGCCTTGGAGTATGAGAACACCAATGAAGACAAGATTATTATTTTGGATTTCATGTTAGGGCTGATCAGGGAAGATTTAAAAACCTCTTTAATGACAAGTGTTTTTTACAATGAAGAACCTGTGAAAATTTCTCCTTTTTTCCCGAGTACTTACGAAGACGAATCAGGGAAGCTAAACAATTTGGAGACCGATAAGAGTCAGAAAAGAGAAATTGACTTAGCCAAGGATTGTGTTTTTGTTGTGCCGTGGGATAAGAGTGACTTGAGAGGTACTATAAAGAACATATTTCAAAACCCCTTTGAATTCATAGACTCTAATCACATGGCCAACTACTATCCTTATTTAGATATTTGTCATGCTTACAATGGACTTCATTCCATAACAGCAGGAATTGGACATAAAAAGGGGATAATCAAAGCTGACGTTATGGATATCACCCCTTTGTTTAATCACATCTATACTGACGGGAACTGTTGGTTAAATCAACATAACCATAATAAGCTGTGGGAGCTATGGGATTTTCGTATTGGAGTGATTTATGAGGTGGCGAAGATTAAGTACCGGCTGGAGAGGAAACTATAA
- a CDS encoding JAB domain-containing protein has translation MNPSQNLAYKEIFLSGLAGLTGLSHAQLKEYSKSSSIFNIMDYPELVDPTSEQLERIELLKKLIKSYNVLRTAETTRMVLDDVSAAGRYFVSFLEGKRDKEVFMVAFMDTKLKVIETRIMSEGDINSAAVYPKEILKRALDCSCSSIFLAHNHPSGDPTPSREDIALTQKLANIFEPIGIHINDHFVVGGMNYYSLKENGESCFDYRDTANYQPIYYHQDNAANDHELEP, from the coding sequence ATGAACCCTTCTCAAAACCTTGCATATAAAGAGATTTTTTTGAGTGGTTTGGCCGGGCTTACCGGCCTTTCTCATGCCCAGCTCAAAGAATATAGTAAATCAAGTTCTATTTTCAATATCATGGATTATCCGGAACTAGTCGATCCGACTTCAGAACAGTTGGAGCGAATTGAACTTCTCAAAAAACTAATCAAAAGCTATAACGTGTTAAGAACTGCAGAAACTACAAGGATGGTATTGGATGATGTTTCTGCTGCAGGAAGATATTTTGTATCCTTCCTGGAGGGCAAGAGAGATAAAGAGGTCTTCATGGTTGCTTTCATGGATACCAAGCTAAAAGTCATTGAAACGAGGATAATGAGCGAAGGGGATATCAATTCGGCCGCCGTTTATCCAAAAGAGATTTTAAAGAGAGCATTAGATTGCAGTTGCTCCTCAATTTTTCTAGCGCATAATCACCCCTCTGGTGATCCCACGCCCAGTAGAGAAGATATTGCCTTGACTCAAAAGCTAGCCAATATATTTGAACCTATAGGAATTCATATTAATGATCATTTTGTTGTAGGGGGGATGAACTATTACTCCCTTAAAGAAAACGGTGAGTCTTGTTTTGACTATAGAGATACTGCAAATTATCAGCCTATCTATTATCATCAAGATAATGCTGCAAATGACCATGAGCTAGAGCCATAA
- a CDS encoding ParB/RepB/Spo0J family partition protein, with translation MIEKKLRSLEDLFGDPIKNKSTVKESGSIIELELDCLISFSDHPFKLYTGERLENMVESIKENGVLQPIIVRPVGSGKYEILAGHNRVNASQLAGLSKIRAEIRDVDDHEAVIIVIATNLEQRSPSDMLPSELAKALKMQLEAAKATGKKQIINALDSPSNPHGDRDSQEGNPVGHRGKSIEKVADKNRMSKTNIQRYIRLNELIPDLLERVDDETIALRPAVHLSYLSRNEQQIIEDTISIKGYKIDMAKSEKLKDLSKRGKLTDEKIYSVLSGEDEKKPKKPTSIKLKPKLVTKFFKSEQNQAEIEKVIEEALTIYFQMKEEKEDE, from the coding sequence ATGATCGAAAAAAAACTCAGATCTCTTGAGGATCTTTTTGGTGATCCAATTAAAAACAAATCTACTGTCAAGGAAAGCGGATCAATCATTGAGCTTGAGTTAGATTGTCTTATTTCTTTCAGCGATCATCCATTTAAGCTATATACTGGGGAACGACTGGAAAACATGGTTGAAAGCATAAAAGAAAATGGTGTTCTCCAACCTATCATTGTCCGGCCAGTCGGCAGTGGAAAATACGAAATTTTAGCTGGTCACAACCGGGTTAATGCCTCCCAATTGGCAGGACTCAGCAAAATAAGAGCTGAGATTCGCGACGTTGACGATCATGAAGCTGTCATAATCGTCATAGCGACCAATCTTGAGCAAAGATCCCCATCCGATATGCTACCTTCCGAGTTAGCAAAGGCACTTAAAATGCAGCTTGAAGCGGCTAAGGCAACTGGAAAAAAACAAATTATTAATGCGCTAGATTCACCCTCAAACCCGCATGGAGACAGGGATTCACAGGAAGGTAACCCAGTGGGGCACCGGGGTAAAAGTATAGAAAAAGTTGCCGATAAAAATCGTATGAGTAAGACAAATATCCAACGGTATATTAGGCTGAATGAACTTATTCCAGATCTCCTCGAACGGGTAGATGACGAGACAATAGCTTTACGTCCTGCGGTTCATTTATCGTATTTATCAAGAAACGAGCAACAAATAATAGAAGACACTATTTCTATCAAGGGCTATAAAATTGATATGGCTAAATCTGAAAAACTAAAAGATCTATCCAAACGAGGGAAATTAACTGACGAGAAAATTTACTCTGTTTTGTCCGGCGAAGATGAAAAAAAGCCTAAAAAGCCAACTAGTATTAAGCTTAAGCCAAAACTGGTTACTAAATTTTTTAAATCAGAGCAAAACCAGGCCGAAATCGAAAAAGTTATTGAGGAAGCACTAACTATATATTTTCAGATGAAGGAGGAGAAAGAAGATGAATAA
- a CDS encoding ParA family protein, whose protein sequence is MNQCEIIAIANQKGGVGKTTTSINLGYSLAEQGKKVLLVDCDPQSNLTMSFGIDHPDELPITLYHLMSNIIDDDELPLISEFILSFGNLDIIPCSIELAAIEINLVNAMSREVTLKAILDPLRHHYDYIIIDCMPSLGMLTINALAACDRVLIPAAPQYLSAKGLELLLKNIMRVKRRINPGIEIDGILITMFTERTKLSKEILTLINEAYGSHIRIFESKIPVSVKVGEAVLNSKSIVEFDPKGKVATAYKNFAKEYEGR, encoded by the coding sequence ATGAACCAATGTGAAATTATTGCTATAGCCAATCAAAAGGGAGGCGTTGGCAAGACCACGACGAGTATTAATCTGGGTTATTCCCTGGCTGAGCAGGGAAAGAAAGTCCTGCTGGTGGATTGCGACCCACAGTCTAACCTTACAATGAGTTTTGGGATTGATCATCCGGACGAATTACCCATCACGCTGTATCATTTAATGAGCAATATTATTGATGATGATGAATTACCATTAATATCAGAGTTTATCCTTTCTTTCGGTAACCTTGACATTATTCCATGCAGCATTGAGCTTGCTGCAATAGAGATTAATCTGGTAAATGCAATGAGCAGAGAAGTAACCTTAAAAGCTATCCTTGATCCGCTGAGGCATCATTATGATTACATCATCATTGATTGCATGCCCTCATTAGGCATGTTAACGATCAATGCTTTAGCCGCTTGTGATCGTGTATTGATTCCAGCAGCTCCTCAATACTTGTCAGCAAAAGGTCTGGAACTCTTACTGAAAAATATTATGCGTGTTAAGCGACGGATCAATCCAGGTATCGAAATAGACGGTATCCTTATTACTATGTTCACCGAACGAACCAAGCTTTCAAAAGAGATTCTAACGCTTATCAACGAAGCATATGGAAGCCATATTCGAATTTTTGAAAGTAAAATTCCTGTTAGCGTTAAAGTTGGTGAGGCAGTTCTTAACTCTAAAAGTATTGTTGAATTTGATCCCAAAGGAAAGGTGGCTACAGCATATAAGAACTTTGCAAAGGAGTATGAGGGCCGATGA